ATGATGGATGTCGGCATTATGGAATGCCCGCGACGCGATCTTAATCTGCAGACCGCATACAAGGAAAGCAAGCTAAACTATTTGCGTCAGGCTAAAACAGTTCTTAGCAGCCTGGAAAAAATCCAGCCCCTGCCCGGCAGGCTGAGCACCAATAGCCGTCCAGAATTCGTTTCTTCCATTATGTTCGGCATTTCCCGCAAGCTGCAGCAGAGAGAGGACCTGCATTCTGAAGAAGCATTTGTTCTGGAACGACTTGACAAACTCTTTCCTGGCTACCAGAAACAATTGGCTACAGCGGAAGATTTCGCAAGTTTTGCCGGATTTGATGGAGTTCACACGAATATTTACATGCCTGTCTTTGAAGAAAAAGAAAAGATTGTGCAGGAGCGGATTGCGCAGTTTCAATCCGTGCAGGCTGGCGTTATGTGCACTATGCTTGAAGACATCTGTATAGATGCTACCAATAGAAAATCTATATTGAAAAAAAACGATATAATGACGCTCAGCGAAAAGTTATCAGCCATTCAGGAGAACTTGCAGTCAAGCAAAATTGAAGTTCGTGCTATTTTTGACGAAATCTCTATCAACAGCCAAAGAATAATCAACGATCTCAAGTTGAATGTGCGACAGGTTATGTCTGGATTTAAGCGGATCAAGGTCGAGTCTGAAGTCAAGACCCGCGAATACACCACAGGGTTCATTTTCAAAGACTATCACCACGAGGTGGAAACCATTCACAAAGCCAGTGTCAACGATGCCGCAGACAACATTGAGAACTATGTTGTCGAAGCAATGCGGCTTATAACAGCCGCATTCAGTGATATGCTCAATATAAAGAGCATCGAAATGAAATTACGAAATGCCATATATGATACGTTTACGAGCGCTGATTCAGATTCCAGCAAGGCTGACATTATCGGACCTGTGCAGATTCTAGTGAACACATTGACAATACCAGAAATTGATTTCTCGTGTGCAGAAGAAGCGAAAAGAAATATTTTTAATAAGTTTTCGAGCCAAGTTTGCGACAGCCAGATTGAAGATCTTAAGGTTGAGCAGAATGAACAGCTTCAGCATGTTTATGCCAATATGGCCAATAATCTTGATGACGCCCTTGCCAAGTTGAAAAGTACTCTGGGATCGCATGGAGCGAATTTTATTGATAATGTGAGCGGAAAGATACGGCAATCTTATGAAACGATGGAAAAGCAGCTCAAGGATAAGGATAAAAACCTCCAGATGTACAAAGATTTTATAGATAATATGACTGCAATAAAAAAAGATTTTGCAGAATTTGGAATGTAAAAGCGATGACATTTAATACTGATGTAGATATTGATGATATTGCTGCTGTGCAGAACTCCTATCTTGCCAACCCCAATCGTGGGCTTGAGCTGGTGTCTTCGTTATTGGCCGGAGCTTCACAGGCCAATGACAGAAAAATCAACAACACACTTGACGAAATGATTGCCGCCTGCGGTCGCCTTCACCTGCCGGAAGATGAGAAATATTTCGGCAAATTGCGGCAGCTTGTGGAGCTTCTCAAAACACCTGCCCGCTATAGGATGCTCAAG
This DNA window, taken from Desulfomicrobium sp. ZS1, encodes the following:
- a CDS encoding dynamin family protein: MKPENTPNPSAFQIKLQELLSSLQVYESMADEGLMVELKKNAQSIAASYTDIMTANRSLKLGIVGRVKAGKSSFLNALIFDGRNVLPKAATPMTAALTRIAYAPSAEAQQAFVYYYSREEWTRIEESSRRYDEKLRKGVQIGLEALNNSPRRKGAPPSSEDIASIKRDVADHMPEDLKVCHELVQMAKNTIQHADLPRAKEQEDWYCVASGTDSAKTFIESLAEYVGADGLYTPMVKYIELQVYDKGLEGLEVVDTPGLNDPVASRVDVTNRFLKECDAVLVLSGVSHFLDAQDSDLISKQLHNAGVARAYIIGTMMDVGIMECPRRDLNLQTAYKESKLNYLRQAKTVLSSLEKIQPLPGRLSTNSRPEFVSSIMFGISRKLQQREDLHSEEAFVLERLDKLFPGYQKQLATAEDFASFAGFDGVHTNIYMPVFEEKEKIVQERIAQFQSVQAGVMCTMLEDICIDATNRKSILKKNDIMTLSEKLSAIQENLQSSKIEVRAIFDEISINSQRIINDLKLNVRQVMSGFKRIKVESEVKTREYTTGFIFKDYHHEVETIHKASVNDAADNIENYVVEAMRLITAAFSDMLNIKSIEMKLRNAIYDTFTSADSDSSKADIIGPVQILVNTLTIPEIDFSCAEEAKRNIFNKFSSQVCDSQIEDLKVEQNEQLQHVYANMANNLDDALAKLKSTLGSHGANFIDNVSGKIRQSYETMEKQLKDKDKNLQMYKDFIDNMTAIKKDFAEFGM